The following coding sequences are from one Triplophysa dalaica isolate WHDGS20190420 chromosome 12, ASM1584641v1, whole genome shotgun sequence window:
- the LOC130432535 gene encoding uncharacterized protein LOC130432535 isoform X2, translating to MLCSEPIQDLESYSNVLSGQSDTVKISEPQEPKQNQAQQDQVVSEKELSSVEQTHTKQALLYNLPNDTSTALQPKPRKKKKPSKQKVMTKPNKSKQNQSQPKSGQNKAVILSKHDMYFKQQSQQDKKEKGVEAKSEIKSTCQSNSVENNVSAVPKVTQTKPQKRKMKSQNNLTKKTKTVQEPQQDEMLAPAQKKKKQSKTSREDGPKKSKVKKQKTNDFQVKVKKRQNNDFQIKVKKTTTDFQKNLHKIPKHKAAKKKRTLNTADQAQIEQQALLLLKGHKQPQLKVHKLDATELEKSPPNKHDAKEPLGKPKILRKRKAPTKIDQEIALSPPYSRLTLGCQDCGKTFSEVSALQEHMASFHSADNTAQQDEAVDMTKEDNMRQSEKHVQHNVFEIQVATDWEMGEILGDREEQRLSFPVLSPSPSLMLPSECVEGKEQEDKEIEGTFSGTEHPPENNPEEFPIVVENIVQPVVTESIEASDNLLDKEAGGVGGIMTETSGTELKDAVEEEIKEELSLEVNLVMVGDENEENHSPQINNLSSASQECETEELSNSHPCSQPEQTAKDAEVVLTENVVHCVIEPEIKQEEEEVLVHRVDEQKKATGKSSETRSKKGVGRGQGKRVVGKRSSRLNRSKKDMDAKKDSQDCQVVYQLCVLRDTPEGQVKETDMNGGNTTATCVLSSSEESPEDQVVFELDSVTTSVTEVINSQDGSFIEQSAELARDDRSPGIILEKFLTACERNAEPPNSQSERKRANSACTAADVKLEERSSNQAVLGQASSERGFMRGVQMFLVKAEEHMSMNDPVIFQAHQPTDIHHVSCQDKPIGKNTDGISSDSHVVPLQSYSKQCIFYPVKEEDREHLVETPHTDQKCMGSEGLEGISSGLEECEEMGSVQMEMPHLYTSSEDGDVSGEHQSTQGFLEFLSQNSDAGDSDIVHSEPEAETILMSCYHGLQNSATVHPNEVEKGGPSGRGNECLSQTVHTEAGRQLNWKPINYFNQYFSWDTWTEIAVCTREMSKPPKPVTGKEVAQYVGIHIAMGTLKFPSTKLYWEDLTRVPLISDAMSASRFCELTRTLRLARAGGPFPETNSENPTEETSRLFSQSHCNEEGHSCANVSGSKTDPLWKVTMLIRRVQDCCQALKRNGSFGVDQYPLPFQRHPTHSLLHTVVVSGEGLVVDFNLSIDDSHRETIVEKMVSRGKDGNEGMVFLCKPELSTPSMLEHLLKAGVQSAGKVGGARGQIGDEFVSSDGKLKLFRCHHGFILSSVSKEKPRSTSLVSGFERVIKAANLNRDLRSLYRIPSTSSAVNAWPQSVLWDLIDLVLVNSWIQYKQDYSHITDLLSLMAFRLEVAKALILSSGVDAQDSSPPCHPAPKRQCPNSSSRPSPVLETPLPDAVTRYDGFGHWPEQLADSEEAKCRFGGCERTSRVRCLKCCVFLCISKNHNCFLKFHSQGAS from the exons ATGCTGTGTTCTGAACCAATACAAGATTTGGAATCATACTCAAATGTGCTGTCTGGACAGAGTGACACAGTCAAAATAAGTGAGCCTCAAGAACCTAAACAAAACCAAGCTCAACAGGACCAAGTTGTTTCAGAAAAAGAACTGTCTAGTGTTGAACAAACTCATACTAAACAGGCCCTCCTGTACAATTTGCCGAATGACACATCAACGGCCTTGCAACCAAAACCACGAAAAAAGAAAAAACCCTCGAAGCAGAAGGTAATGACCAAACCCAACAAATCCAAACAAAACCAAAGCCAGCCAAAAAGTGGGCAAAACAAAGCTGTTATTTTGTCAAAGCATGACATGTATTTTAAACAACAATCACAACaggataaaaaagaaaagggaGTTGAAGCTAAATcagaaataaaatcaacatgtcaatcaaacagtgtGGAAAACAACGTTTCAGCGGTTCCAAAAGTAACACAAACGAAACCCCAGAAAAGGAAAATGAAGAGTCAGAACAATTTAACCAAGAAAACTAAGACTGTCCAGGAGCCTCAACAAGATGAAATGTTGGCACCTGCGCAAAAGAAGAAGAAGCAAAGCAAGACGTCTCGAGAAGACGGTCCCAAGAAATCcaaagttaaaaaacaaaaaacaaatgactttCAGGTCAaggttaaaaaaagacaaaataatgatttccagattaaggttaaaaaaacaacaactgatTTTCAGAAAAATCTTCACAAAATTCCAAAGCATAAAGCAGccaagaaaaaaagaacactCAACACTGCAGACCAAGCTCAAATAGAGCaacaagctttgctgttatTGAAAGGCCACAAGCAGCCTCAACTGAAAGTACATAAATTGGATGCAACTGAACTAGAAAAATCCCCTCCAAACAAGCACGATGCAAAGGAGCCTTTGG GAAAGCCGAAGATTTTACGCAAAAGAAAAGCACCTACTAAGATAGATCAGGAAATTGCACTGAGCCCTCCATATTCCAGACTTACTCTTGGGTGTCAAGACTGTGGGAAGACGTTCTCGGAAGTGTCCGCTTTACAGGAACACATGGCATCTTTCCACTCTGCTGATAACACGGCCCAACAAGATGAGGCTGTTGACATGACAAAGGAAGACAACATGAGACAAAGTGAAAAACATGTTCAACATAACGTTTTTGAAATTCAAGTAGCGACAGATTGGGAAATGGGTGAGATTTTGGGAGACAGGGAAGAGCAGAGACTTTCATTTCCAGTGCTTAGTCCATCTCCTTCACTGATGCTTCCTTCAGAATGTGTAGAAGGAAAGGAACAGGAAGACAAAGAGATTGAAGGAACTTTTTCTGGAACCGAGCATCCCCCTGAAAATAATCCTGAAGAGTTTCCAATCGTAGTCGAAAATATTGTCCAGCCCGTAGTGACAGAAAGTATAGAAGCGAGTGACAATCTGTTAGACAAAGAAGCAGGCGGAGTGGGAGGGATCATGACAGAAACCTCTGGCACTGAACTTAAAGATGCTGTGGAGGAAGAAATTAAAGAAGAATTGTCCCTAGAGGTGAATTTAGTCATGGTTGGAGATGAAAATGAGGAGAATCATAGCCCTCAGATAAACAATCTTTCAAGTGCCTCTCAAGAATGTGAGACCGAAGAATTAAGCAATTCTCATCCATGTTCTCAGCCTGAACAGACTGCAAAAGATGCCGAGGTAGTATTAACTGAAAATGTAGTTCACTGTGTTATCGAACCAGAGATAAAGCAAGAAGAAGAGGAGGTGCTTGTACACAGAGTTGATGAACAGAAAAAAGCGACAGGAAAAAGTTCCGAGACAAGGAGTAAGAAAGGTGTTGGTAGAGGGCAAGGTAAGAGAGTGGTTGGGAAAAGGTCCAGCAGATTGAACAGAAGTAAAAAGGACATGGATGCAAAAAAAGATTCACAGGATTGTCAAGTTGTCTATCAGCTGTGTGTACTCAGGGATACTCCAGAGGGACAGGTCAAAGAAACAGACATGAATGGAGGTAACACAACCGCAACTTGCGTATTGTCATCTTCTGAGGAGAGTCCTGAGGATCAGGTAGTTTTTGAGTTGGACTCTGTTACTACGAGTGTAACAGAGGTGATAAATTCCCAAGATGGTTCATTTATTGAGCAATCTGCAGAGCTGGCTAGAGATGACAGGTCTCCTGGAATCATACTGGAAAAATTCTTGACTGCTTGTGAGAGAAATGCGGAACCTCCTAACAGCCAGAGTGAGAGGAAACGG GCTAACTCCGCTTGCACAGCTGCTGACGTGAAGTTAGAAGAACGTTCTTCAAATCAGGCTGTTCTCGGTCAGGCCTCTTCTGAGAGGGGTTTCATGCGTGGAGTTCAAATGTTTTTGGTAAAAGCAGAAGAGCACATGTCTATGAATGATCCTGTTATATTCCAGGCTCACCAGCCCACTGATATCCACCATGTTTCATGCCAAG aTAAGCCCATTGGTAAGAACACAGACGGCATCTCTTCTGACTCTCATGTAGTTCCCCTGCAGTCCTACAGCAAGCAGTGTATTTTTTATCCTGTAAAAGAGGAAGACAGAGAACATCTGGTGGAGACTCCTCATACAGATCAGAAGTGCATGGGTTCAGAGGGGCTGGAAG GGATTTCATCTGGATTAGAAGAATGTGAGGAAATGGGATCGGTACAAATGGAAATGCCACATCTGTACACAAGCTCTGAAGATG GTGATGTTAGTGGCGAGCACCAAAGCACCCAAGGATTTTTAGAATTCCTCTCTCAGAATTCAGATGCTGGTGATTCTGATATCGTCCATTCTGAGCCAGAAGCTGAAACCATTCTGATGTCTTGTTACCATGGTTTACAGAATAGTGCTACAGTACATCCAAACGAAGTAGAGAAAGGTGGTCCTAGTGGCAGAGG aaATGAGTGTCTGTCTCAAACAGTCCACACAGAAGCAGGAAGACAGCTAAACTGGAAGCCCATTAACTACTTCAATCAATATTTTAGCTGGGACACATGGACGGAAATTGCAGTCTGCACACGAGAAATGTCAAAACCGCCAAAACCTGTTACAGGAAAAGAGGTTGCGCAGTATGTAGGAATCCACATTGCAATGGGAACTCTCAAG tttccCAGCACAAAGCTCTACTGGGAAGACCTCACCAGAGTCCCTCTAATCTCTGATGCCATGTCTGCTTCAAGATTCTGTGAGCTCACTCGTACACTAAGGCTTGCAAGGGCTGGTGGACCTTTTCCGGAGACAAATAGTGAAAATCCGACTGAAGAAACATCCAGATTGTTCTCCCAGTCCCACTGTAACGAAGAGGGACATAGTTGCGCAAATGTCTCCGGGTCAAAGACGGACCCTTTGTGGAAGGTAACGATGTTGATTAGACGGGTACAAGACTGTTGTCAGGCACTAAAGCGAAATGGAAGCTTTGGGGTGGACCAGTACCCGCTCCCTTTTCAAAGACACCCAACTCATTCATTACTTCACACAGTTGTGGTAAGCGGTGAAGGGTTGGTTGTGGACTTTAACTTGAGTATAGATGATTCCCATAGGGAAACCATAGTTGAAAAAATGGTCTCCAGAGGTAAGGACGGAAACGAAGGGATGGTGTTTCTTTGCAAGCCAGAGCTGTCCACACCTTCTATGTTGGAGCATCTTTTAAAGGCAGGTGTGCAAAGCGCTGGCAAGGTTGGCGGGGCGAGGGGGCAAATAGGTGACGAGTTTGTGAGCTCCGATGGAAAACTCAAGCTGTTCAGATGTCACCATGGGTTCATCCTTTCGTCAGTGTCAAAGGAAAAGCCACGCTCAACATCTCTTGTCAGCGGCTTCGAGCGAGTGATTAAAGCTGCAAATCTAAACCGGGACCTGAGAAGCCTTTATCGTATTCCCAGCACAAGCTCAGCAGTCAACGCTTGGCCACAGTCTGTTCTCTGGGACCTAATTGATCTGGTATTGGTTAATTCATGGATACAGTACAAGCAAGATTACAGTCACATTACAGATTTGCTATCACTTATGGCATTTCGTTTAGAGGTGGCCAAAGCTTTGATTCTCTCTAGCGGCGTTGATGCCCAAGACTCATCACCCCCCTGCCATCCTGCTCCAAAACGACAATGTCCAAATTCAAGCTCAAGACCTTCTCCAGTTCTTGAGACCCCTTTGCCTGATGCAGTTACACGCTATGATGGCTTTGGGCACTGGCCGGAGCAACTGGCCGACAGCGAGGAGGCCAAGTGTAGATTTGGAGGCTGTGAGCGAACGTCACGTGTGCGATGTCTCAAATGCTGTGTGTTTCTTTGCATTTCGAAAAACCACAATTGCTTCCTTAAGTTTCACAGTCAGGGTGCTTCCTAA
- the LOC130432535 gene encoding uncharacterized protein LOC130432535 isoform X1: MLCSEPIQDLESYSNVLSGQSDTVKISEPQEPKQNQAQQDQVVSEKELSSVEQTHTKQALLYNLPNDTSTALQPKPRKKKKPSKQKVMTKPNKSKQNQSQPKSGQNKAVILSKHDMYFKQQSQQDKKEKGVEAKSEIKSTCQSNSVENNVSAVPKVTQTKPQKRKMKSQNNLTKKTKTVQEPQQDEMLAPAQKKKKQSKTSREDGPKKSKVKKQKTNDFQVKVKKRQNNDFQIKVKKTTTDFQKNLHKIPKHKAAKKKRTLNTADQAQIEQQALLLLKGHKQPQLKVHKLDATELEKSPPNKHDAKEPLGKSLNVMQPKKTKLTGDKILCSDTLSPVDSILTSASSAGKPKILRKRKAPTKIDQEIALSPPYSRLTLGCQDCGKTFSEVSALQEHMASFHSADNTAQQDEAVDMTKEDNMRQSEKHVQHNVFEIQVATDWEMGEILGDREEQRLSFPVLSPSPSLMLPSECVEGKEQEDKEIEGTFSGTEHPPENNPEEFPIVVENIVQPVVTESIEASDNLLDKEAGGVGGIMTETSGTELKDAVEEEIKEELSLEVNLVMVGDENEENHSPQINNLSSASQECETEELSNSHPCSQPEQTAKDAEVVLTENVVHCVIEPEIKQEEEEVLVHRVDEQKKATGKSSETRSKKGVGRGQGKRVVGKRSSRLNRSKKDMDAKKDSQDCQVVYQLCVLRDTPEGQVKETDMNGGNTTATCVLSSSEESPEDQVVFELDSVTTSVTEVINSQDGSFIEQSAELARDDRSPGIILEKFLTACERNAEPPNSQSERKRANSACTAADVKLEERSSNQAVLGQASSERGFMRGVQMFLVKAEEHMSMNDPVIFQAHQPTDIHHVSCQDKPIGKNTDGISSDSHVVPLQSYSKQCIFYPVKEEDREHLVETPHTDQKCMGSEGLEGISSGLEECEEMGSVQMEMPHLYTSSEDGDVSGEHQSTQGFLEFLSQNSDAGDSDIVHSEPEAETILMSCYHGLQNSATVHPNEVEKGGPSGRGNECLSQTVHTEAGRQLNWKPINYFNQYFSWDTWTEIAVCTREMSKPPKPVTGKEVAQYVGIHIAMGTLKFPSTKLYWEDLTRVPLISDAMSASRFCELTRTLRLARAGGPFPETNSENPTEETSRLFSQSHCNEEGHSCANVSGSKTDPLWKVTMLIRRVQDCCQALKRNGSFGVDQYPLPFQRHPTHSLLHTVVVSGEGLVVDFNLSIDDSHRETIVEKMVSRGKDGNEGMVFLCKPELSTPSMLEHLLKAGVQSAGKVGGARGQIGDEFVSSDGKLKLFRCHHGFILSSVSKEKPRSTSLVSGFERVIKAANLNRDLRSLYRIPSTSSAVNAWPQSVLWDLIDLVLVNSWIQYKQDYSHITDLLSLMAFRLEVAKALILSSGVDAQDSSPPCHPAPKRQCPNSSSRPSPVLETPLPDAVTRYDGFGHWPEQLADSEEAKCRFGGCERTSRVRCLKCCVFLCISKNHNCFLKFHSQGAS, from the exons ATGCTGTGTTCTGAACCAATACAAGATTTGGAATCATACTCAAATGTGCTGTCTGGACAGAGTGACACAGTCAAAATAAGTGAGCCTCAAGAACCTAAACAAAACCAAGCTCAACAGGACCAAGTTGTTTCAGAAAAAGAACTGTCTAGTGTTGAACAAACTCATACTAAACAGGCCCTCCTGTACAATTTGCCGAATGACACATCAACGGCCTTGCAACCAAAACCACGAAAAAAGAAAAAACCCTCGAAGCAGAAGGTAATGACCAAACCCAACAAATCCAAACAAAACCAAAGCCAGCCAAAAAGTGGGCAAAACAAAGCTGTTATTTTGTCAAAGCATGACATGTATTTTAAACAACAATCACAACaggataaaaaagaaaagggaGTTGAAGCTAAATcagaaataaaatcaacatgtcaatcaaacagtgtGGAAAACAACGTTTCAGCGGTTCCAAAAGTAACACAAACGAAACCCCAGAAAAGGAAAATGAAGAGTCAGAACAATTTAACCAAGAAAACTAAGACTGTCCAGGAGCCTCAACAAGATGAAATGTTGGCACCTGCGCAAAAGAAGAAGAAGCAAAGCAAGACGTCTCGAGAAGACGGTCCCAAGAAATCcaaagttaaaaaacaaaaaacaaatgactttCAGGTCAaggttaaaaaaagacaaaataatgatttccagattaaggttaaaaaaacaacaactgatTTTCAGAAAAATCTTCACAAAATTCCAAAGCATAAAGCAGccaagaaaaaaagaacactCAACACTGCAGACCAAGCTCAAATAGAGCaacaagctttgctgttatTGAAAGGCCACAAGCAGCCTCAACTGAAAGTACATAAATTGGATGCAACTGAACTAGAAAAATCCCCTCCAAACAAGCACGATGCAAAGGAGCCTTTGGGTAAATCTCTCAATGTTATGCaaccaaagaaaacaaaattaactGGAGACAAAATATTATGCAGTGACACATTGTCTCCTGTTGACAGCATCTTAACTTCTGCGTCTTCTGCAGGAAAGCCGAAGATTTTACGCAAAAGAAAAGCACCTACTAAGATAGATCAGGAAATTGCACTGAGCCCTCCATATTCCAGACTTACTCTTGGGTGTCAAGACTGTGGGAAGACGTTCTCGGAAGTGTCCGCTTTACAGGAACACATGGCATCTTTCCACTCTGCTGATAACACGGCCCAACAAGATGAGGCTGTTGACATGACAAAGGAAGACAACATGAGACAAAGTGAAAAACATGTTCAACATAACGTTTTTGAAATTCAAGTAGCGACAGATTGGGAAATGGGTGAGATTTTGGGAGACAGGGAAGAGCAGAGACTTTCATTTCCAGTGCTTAGTCCATCTCCTTCACTGATGCTTCCTTCAGAATGTGTAGAAGGAAAGGAACAGGAAGACAAAGAGATTGAAGGAACTTTTTCTGGAACCGAGCATCCCCCTGAAAATAATCCTGAAGAGTTTCCAATCGTAGTCGAAAATATTGTCCAGCCCGTAGTGACAGAAAGTATAGAAGCGAGTGACAATCTGTTAGACAAAGAAGCAGGCGGAGTGGGAGGGATCATGACAGAAACCTCTGGCACTGAACTTAAAGATGCTGTGGAGGAAGAAATTAAAGAAGAATTGTCCCTAGAGGTGAATTTAGTCATGGTTGGAGATGAAAATGAGGAGAATCATAGCCCTCAGATAAACAATCTTTCAAGTGCCTCTCAAGAATGTGAGACCGAAGAATTAAGCAATTCTCATCCATGTTCTCAGCCTGAACAGACTGCAAAAGATGCCGAGGTAGTATTAACTGAAAATGTAGTTCACTGTGTTATCGAACCAGAGATAAAGCAAGAAGAAGAGGAGGTGCTTGTACACAGAGTTGATGAACAGAAAAAAGCGACAGGAAAAAGTTCCGAGACAAGGAGTAAGAAAGGTGTTGGTAGAGGGCAAGGTAAGAGAGTGGTTGGGAAAAGGTCCAGCAGATTGAACAGAAGTAAAAAGGACATGGATGCAAAAAAAGATTCACAGGATTGTCAAGTTGTCTATCAGCTGTGTGTACTCAGGGATACTCCAGAGGGACAGGTCAAAGAAACAGACATGAATGGAGGTAACACAACCGCAACTTGCGTATTGTCATCTTCTGAGGAGAGTCCTGAGGATCAGGTAGTTTTTGAGTTGGACTCTGTTACTACGAGTGTAACAGAGGTGATAAATTCCCAAGATGGTTCATTTATTGAGCAATCTGCAGAGCTGGCTAGAGATGACAGGTCTCCTGGAATCATACTGGAAAAATTCTTGACTGCTTGTGAGAGAAATGCGGAACCTCCTAACAGCCAGAGTGAGAGGAAACGG GCTAACTCCGCTTGCACAGCTGCTGACGTGAAGTTAGAAGAACGTTCTTCAAATCAGGCTGTTCTCGGTCAGGCCTCTTCTGAGAGGGGTTTCATGCGTGGAGTTCAAATGTTTTTGGTAAAAGCAGAAGAGCACATGTCTATGAATGATCCTGTTATATTCCAGGCTCACCAGCCCACTGATATCCACCATGTTTCATGCCAAG aTAAGCCCATTGGTAAGAACACAGACGGCATCTCTTCTGACTCTCATGTAGTTCCCCTGCAGTCCTACAGCAAGCAGTGTATTTTTTATCCTGTAAAAGAGGAAGACAGAGAACATCTGGTGGAGACTCCTCATACAGATCAGAAGTGCATGGGTTCAGAGGGGCTGGAAG GGATTTCATCTGGATTAGAAGAATGTGAGGAAATGGGATCGGTACAAATGGAAATGCCACATCTGTACACAAGCTCTGAAGATG GTGATGTTAGTGGCGAGCACCAAAGCACCCAAGGATTTTTAGAATTCCTCTCTCAGAATTCAGATGCTGGTGATTCTGATATCGTCCATTCTGAGCCAGAAGCTGAAACCATTCTGATGTCTTGTTACCATGGTTTACAGAATAGTGCTACAGTACATCCAAACGAAGTAGAGAAAGGTGGTCCTAGTGGCAGAGG aaATGAGTGTCTGTCTCAAACAGTCCACACAGAAGCAGGAAGACAGCTAAACTGGAAGCCCATTAACTACTTCAATCAATATTTTAGCTGGGACACATGGACGGAAATTGCAGTCTGCACACGAGAAATGTCAAAACCGCCAAAACCTGTTACAGGAAAAGAGGTTGCGCAGTATGTAGGAATCCACATTGCAATGGGAACTCTCAAG tttccCAGCACAAAGCTCTACTGGGAAGACCTCACCAGAGTCCCTCTAATCTCTGATGCCATGTCTGCTTCAAGATTCTGTGAGCTCACTCGTACACTAAGGCTTGCAAGGGCTGGTGGACCTTTTCCGGAGACAAATAGTGAAAATCCGACTGAAGAAACATCCAGATTGTTCTCCCAGTCCCACTGTAACGAAGAGGGACATAGTTGCGCAAATGTCTCCGGGTCAAAGACGGACCCTTTGTGGAAGGTAACGATGTTGATTAGACGGGTACAAGACTGTTGTCAGGCACTAAAGCGAAATGGAAGCTTTGGGGTGGACCAGTACCCGCTCCCTTTTCAAAGACACCCAACTCATTCATTACTTCACACAGTTGTGGTAAGCGGTGAAGGGTTGGTTGTGGACTTTAACTTGAGTATAGATGATTCCCATAGGGAAACCATAGTTGAAAAAATGGTCTCCAGAGGTAAGGACGGAAACGAAGGGATGGTGTTTCTTTGCAAGCCAGAGCTGTCCACACCTTCTATGTTGGAGCATCTTTTAAAGGCAGGTGTGCAAAGCGCTGGCAAGGTTGGCGGGGCGAGGGGGCAAATAGGTGACGAGTTTGTGAGCTCCGATGGAAAACTCAAGCTGTTCAGATGTCACCATGGGTTCATCCTTTCGTCAGTGTCAAAGGAAAAGCCACGCTCAACATCTCTTGTCAGCGGCTTCGAGCGAGTGATTAAAGCTGCAAATCTAAACCGGGACCTGAGAAGCCTTTATCGTATTCCCAGCACAAGCTCAGCAGTCAACGCTTGGCCACAGTCTGTTCTCTGGGACCTAATTGATCTGGTATTGGTTAATTCATGGATACAGTACAAGCAAGATTACAGTCACATTACAGATTTGCTATCACTTATGGCATTTCGTTTAGAGGTGGCCAAAGCTTTGATTCTCTCTAGCGGCGTTGATGCCCAAGACTCATCACCCCCCTGCCATCCTGCTCCAAAACGACAATGTCCAAATTCAAGCTCAAGACCTTCTCCAGTTCTTGAGACCCCTTTGCCTGATGCAGTTACACGCTATGATGGCTTTGGGCACTGGCCGGAGCAACTGGCCGACAGCGAGGAGGCCAAGTGTAGATTTGGAGGCTGTGAGCGAACGTCACGTGTGCGATGTCTCAAATGCTGTGTGTTTCTTTGCATTTCGAAAAACCACAATTGCTTCCTTAAGTTTCACAGTCAGGGTGCTTCCTAA
- the LOC130432568 gene encoding trypsin-like: MCLLFLFSTFEMKTIVFALLVVAVAANTDDNKIIGGYECSAHSQPWQAYLTYDNGERWCGASLINEYWLVSAAHCYIPPPRLAVHMGEHNVFSDEGTEQRFYAEKVIPHPNYNANTYDNDIMLIKLNQPAVFNGYVNAIPLATSCSFTGEQCLVSGWGNQINTGVDYASVLQCLNLPVLARQQCQSIYGSKFSTNMLCAGFLEGGKDSCQGDSGGPFVCSGKLQGVVSWGYGCAQPGYPGVYTEVCRYINWINSTMASN, encoded by the exons ATGTGTCTGCTGTTTTTGTTCTCCACTTTTGAAATGAAGACTATTGTGTTTGCTTTACTGGTGGTGGCTGTGG CCGCCAACACCGATGATAATAAAATCATCGGGGGTTATGAATGCTCAGCTCACTCCCAGCCCTGGCAGGCTTACCTGACTTATGATAATGGGGAACGTTGGTGTGGAGCATCTCTGATTAATGAATATTGGCTTGTGTCAGCTGCTCACTGCTACATTCC ACCTCCTCGACTTGCTGTCCACATGGGAGAGCATAACGTCTTCAGTGATGAAGGCACAGAGCAGCGATTCTACGCAGAGAAAGTGATTCCTCACCCAAACTACAATGCCAACACATACGACAACGACATCATGCTGATCAAGCTGAATCAGCCGGCCGTCTTCAACGGCTATGTGAATGCAATCCCTCTGGCGACCAGCTGCTCTTTCACAGGGGAGCAATGCTTGGTTTCTGGATGGGGCAATCAGATCAACACAGGAG TTGACTATGCTTCTGTGCTGCAGTGTTTGAATTTGCCGGTACTCGCAAGACAACAGTGTCAATCCATTTATGGTTCCAAATTTAGCACTAATATGCTCTGTGCTGGATTTTTGGAGGGGGGCAAAGACTCATGTCAG GGAGATTCTGGTGGCCCTTTTGTGTGCAGTGGTAAACTGCAAGGAGTTGTTTCCTGGGGCTATGGCTGCGCTCAGCCAGGCTATCCTGGGGTTTATACTGAGGTGTGCCGCTACATTAACTGGATCAACAGCACCATGGCTAGCAACTAA
- the LOC130432683 gene encoding zinc finger protein 429-like, whose protein sequence is MHGKLDNTDKVQSEISDTGESGPPLQKKCKMITKKEKPKWQYKCPYCPKSFLNERGLRAHKWQKHLKVEEQPTASREERVFTCSPCKLLFASEEALHNHKSTCNANKKKLKPSTEEEPIQNITTKYFYKCHKCAKDFHSEEQLNAHKELAKSRPHTCALCCRGYWTESQLQQHLAWHDEVRRRLPTELRYRLGTSGSKLKALPHKSTSKVNYSVLSNPEHNFQCQDCEKSFLSPEALQQHQAVHKSEEPFQCSLCPQIFHDIRDLIDHHQECLGDKERKDSKLIPPEGDAGNLTCIECGHSFNKEEELHQHYIAHARGEF, encoded by the coding sequence atgcatggcaaGCTTGATAATACTGACAAAGTGCAGTCTGAGATCTCCGATACTGGGGAATCAGGTCCACCTCTCCAAAAAAAGTGCAAAATGATCACCAAGAAAGAGAAGCCCAAGTGGCAGTATAAGTGCCCTTACTGCCCTAAAAGTTTCTTGAATGAACGTGGCCTTCGTGCACACAAATGGCAGAAACACCTCAAGGTTGAAGAACAACCCACTGCATCTCGTGAGGAGCGTGTTTTTACTTGCTCTCCATGTAAGTTGCTTTTCGCTTCTGAGGAGGCTCTTCATAACCACAAAAGCACTTGCAATGCAAATAAGAAAAAGCTGAAACCATCTACAGAAGAGGAACCTATTCAAAACATAACgaccaaatatttttataaatgtcacaaatgtgCTAAAGATTTTCACAGCGAGGAGCAGTTAAATGCACATAAGGAGCTGGCAAAAAGTCGACCACACACTTGTGCTCTTTGCTGCCGTGGTTACTGGACTGAAAGCCAGCTGCAGCAGCATCTCGCATGGCACGATGAAGTACGCCGTCGCCTCCCAACCGAACTGAGATACAGACTCGGTACTTCAGGGTCCAAACTGAAGGCTTTACCTCATAAATCCACATCCAAGGTCAATTACTCAGTGCTTTCTAATCCAGAGCACAACTTTCAATGTCAGGATTGTGAGAAAAGCTTCTTGTCACCTGAAGCTTTACAGCAGCACCAGGCTGTTCACAAATCTGAGGAACCGTTTCAATGTTCTCTGTGTCCACAGATATTTCATGATATCCGAGATCTCATTGACCACCATCAGGAGTGTTTGGGTGATAAGGAGAGAAAGGACAGTAAGTTGATTCCTCCAGAAGGAGATGCTGGGAACCTGACGTGCATTGAGTGTGGGCATTCCTTTAACAAGGAGGAAGAGCTGCATCAGCATTATATTGCACATGCACGTGGAGAGTTctga